The Halosimplex litoreum genome has a window encoding:
- a CDS encoding GYD domain-containing protein: protein MPTYLTEVDVDEAEYQNPQELVSVWGSIRDEIRELGGEVVDTHAVLGDYDFLIVYAVDDQERAFQVTQAIERHGLDTKTMQGLPIDRIGELVEDA, encoded by the coding sequence ATGCCCACGTACCTCACGGAAGTCGACGTGGACGAAGCGGAGTACCAGAACCCGCAGGAACTCGTCTCGGTCTGGGGGTCGATCCGCGATGAGATCCGGGAGCTCGGCGGCGAGGTCGTCGACACCCACGCCGTCCTCGGCGACTACGACTTCCTGATCGTCTACGCCGTCGACGACCAGGAACGGGCGTTTCAGGTGACTCAGGCCATCGAGCGCCACGGCCTCGACACCAAGACCATGCAGGGGCTGCCGATCGACCGCATCGGCGAACTCGTCGAAGACGCCTGA
- a CDS encoding amphi-Trp domain-containing protein, whose product MGKELEAFDLTRDEAADKLESLAADLRGDGSFDVNVDNRTVHLAPPEDIGMELGVREMSSLLRGDREAFTVKLEWKPE is encoded by the coding sequence ATGGGCAAGGAACTCGAAGCGTTCGACCTGACTCGCGACGAGGCGGCCGACAAGCTCGAATCGCTCGCCGCGGATCTCAGGGGTGACGGGAGTTTCGACGTGAACGTCGACAACCGCACCGTCCACCTCGCGCCCCCCGAGGACATCGGCATGGAGCTCGGCGTCCGGGAGATGTCCTCGCTCCTGCGGGGCGACCGCGAGGCCTTCACCGTGAAGCTCGAGTGGAAGCCGGAGTAG
- a CDS encoding Vms1/Ankzf1 family peptidyl-tRNA hydrolase yields MLDRVLGRAELKERIADLEDELDSREQQLEAEQRRRADAVSDRQDAEEEINRLEDRIAELEGEVERLRDGQAGAERAFAAEETLRDGRLRAVLDRLESIETDPEGAFTAYVPDGHDLSESVREAFGDRAALVGRAAPCLAVTDDAALVDACLSVPNPPEPFAEWSDVVAFERSWFEPTGSFTFALVRSDLFAMAEYDGDEQVAFQGFDSDLKSKHSKGGYSQARFERLRDEQIDNHLDRCQVALEDRKTERLFVVGERTVLDEFEELADVVSSVSASGEPEPALESAFREFWRVQLRAL; encoded by the coding sequence ATGTTAGACCGGGTGCTCGGTCGCGCCGAACTCAAAGAGCGTATCGCGGACCTCGAAGACGAACTCGACAGCCGCGAGCAGCAACTGGAGGCCGAGCAGCGCCGGCGCGCCGACGCGGTCAGCGACCGCCAGGACGCCGAAGAGGAAATCAACCGCCTCGAAGACCGCATCGCCGAACTCGAAGGCGAGGTCGAGCGCCTGCGCGACGGCCAGGCCGGCGCCGAACGGGCGTTCGCCGCCGAGGAGACGCTGCGCGACGGTCGCCTCCGCGCCGTTCTCGACCGTCTGGAGTCGATCGAAACCGACCCCGAGGGCGCGTTCACAGCCTACGTCCCCGACGGACACGACCTCTCGGAGTCGGTCCGGGAGGCGTTCGGCGACCGCGCGGCGCTGGTGGGTCGGGCCGCGCCCTGTCTCGCCGTCACCGACGACGCCGCGCTCGTCGACGCCTGTCTCTCGGTGCCGAACCCGCCCGAACCGTTCGCCGAGTGGAGCGACGTCGTCGCGTTCGAGCGGTCGTGGTTCGAACCCACGGGCTCGTTCACGTTCGCGCTCGTCCGCTCGGATCTGTTCGCCATGGCCGAGTACGACGGCGACGAGCAGGTGGCCTTCCAGGGGTTCGATTCGGATCTGAAGAGCAAACACTCCAAGGGCGGCTACTCCCAGGCCCGCTTCGAGCGGCTGCGCGACGAGCAGATCGACAATCATCTGGACCGGTGCCAGGTGGCGTTGGAAGACCGGAAGACCGAGCGGCTATTCGTGGTGGGGGAGCGCACCGTGTTGGACGAGTTCGAGGAGTTGGCGGACGTGGTGTCGTCCGTGAGCGCGAGCGGCGAGCCCGAGCCCGCGCTGGAGTCGGCGTTTCGGGAGTTCTGGCGTGTGCAGTTGCGAGCGTTGTAG
- a CDS encoding DUF6789 family protein: protein MSTATEAAAEESHANDSWGAGVVGGILGALAMGALVVVMNEPTITVAIPSLYALAPPPSGAAGLFVHASHGAVLGVVFAAIVGALDLDSPGEQVGAGVAWGVLTWAVLAALVMPLWLDAVGSPASPPFPNFAPPSLLWHAVYGLVLGGVYAATGDRL from the coding sequence ATGTCGACAGCGACCGAGGCTGCGGCGGAGGAATCGCACGCGAACGACTCCTGGGGGGCCGGCGTCGTCGGGGGGATTCTCGGCGCGCTCGCGATGGGCGCGCTGGTCGTCGTCATGAACGAGCCGACGATCACCGTCGCGATCCCCTCGCTGTACGCGCTGGCACCGCCGCCCAGCGGCGCCGCGGGGCTGTTCGTCCACGCCTCCCACGGCGCCGTGCTGGGCGTGGTCTTCGCCGCCATCGTCGGCGCGCTCGACCTCGATTCGCCCGGCGAGCAGGTCGGCGCGGGCGTCGCCTGGGGGGTCCTGACGTGGGCGGTCCTCGCGGCGCTCGTGATGCCGCTGTGGCTCGACGCAGTCGGGTCGCCGGCGTCGCCGCCGTTCCCGAACTTCGCGCCCCCGTCGCTTTTGTGGCACGCCGTCTACGGGCTGGTGCTCGGCGGTGTCTACGCCGCGACGGGCGACCGGCTGTAG
- a CDS encoding Gfo/Idh/MocA family protein, translating to MTVDLAFVGAGGIAQWQHFDNLESIDDARIVGICDVDADTAESAADRFDAPAFSDHHALYAETDPDAVFVCLPPFAHDDQEIAAAEHGYDLFVEKPLALSAEKARDIEAAIDANDVLAQVGYDWRYSAGVERAREILAGRDVGYVDGYWWGGVAGGADHWWRHAEKSGGQVVEQATHVYDTVRHLVGDVERVAAAGSHRLADEVDFSDATSATMTHENGAISHVSTTCAAEDDEHGLEVVADGATLEVTEQSVSGVVDGEAIDEEFDRNPYAAEVESFVDAVASGDGAGLRSPYGDARKTFELTLAVNESIEDGEPVEL from the coding sequence ATGACGGTCGACCTGGCCTTCGTCGGCGCCGGCGGCATCGCCCAGTGGCAGCACTTCGACAACCTCGAATCCATCGACGACGCCCGGATCGTCGGGATCTGCGACGTGGACGCCGACACCGCCGAGTCGGCGGCCGACCGCTTCGACGCGCCCGCCTTCTCCGACCACCACGCGCTCTACGCTGAGACCGACCCCGACGCCGTCTTCGTCTGTCTCCCGCCGTTCGCCCACGACGACCAGGAGATCGCCGCCGCCGAACACGGCTACGACCTGTTCGTCGAGAAGCCGCTCGCGCTCTCGGCCGAGAAGGCCCGCGACATCGAAGCGGCGATCGATGCCAACGACGTACTCGCGCAGGTCGGCTACGACTGGCGCTACTCGGCGGGCGTCGAACGCGCCCGCGAGATCCTGGCGGGTCGCGACGTGGGCTACGTCGACGGTTACTGGTGGGGCGGCGTCGCCGGCGGCGCGGACCACTGGTGGCGCCACGCCGAGAAGTCCGGCGGCCAGGTCGTCGAGCAGGCCACCCACGTCTACGACACCGTCCGCCACCTCGTCGGTGACGTCGAGCGCGTCGCCGCGGCGGGGAGCCACCGCCTCGCCGACGAAGTGGACTTCTCCGACGCCACCTCGGCGACGATGACTCACGAGAACGGGGCGATATCGCACGTCTCGACCACCTGCGCCGCCGAGGACGACGAGCACGGCCTCGAAGTCGTCGCCGACGGCGCGACCCTGGAAGTGACCGAGCAGTCGGTCTCGGGCGTCGTCGACGGCGAGGCGATCGACGAGGAATTCGACCGCAACCCCTACGCCGCCGAGGTCGAGTCGTTCGTCGACGCCGTGGCGTCGGGCGACGGCGCCGGCCTGCGCTCGCCCTACGGCGACGCCCGCAAAACCTTCGAGCTGACGCTGGCGGTCAACGAGTCGATCGAGGACGGCGAGCCCGTGGAGCTGTAG
- a CDS encoding site-2 protease family protein: MRRFRIGSAFGIPINVDLTFLLVLPLFAWAIGSQIGLYAGLVNDLWGSSIPVDALTGSTEVSLALGLVAALGLFVGVVLHELGHSLMAMRYGFPISSITLWIFGGIAQLDEMPEDWRQELFIAIAGPAVSVALGVVSYAAFLAVPAGESLAVAAAQFVLGYLALMNVVLAGFNLLPGFPMDGGRVLRALLNRTRPYARATEIAAEVGKVFAILLGLFGLFGGGGLFLVAIAFFIYIGAASEAQQTTMRAAFEGVTVADVMTPADRVTTVEADGSVSDLIETMFRERHTGYPVERDGAVVGLVTLEDARAVREVERDAYRVAEVMSTEIYTVAPDDDVMTALEELDSHAVGRLLVMDDDEFVGLITRTDIMSALSIIKSSGRYQSEPADSAGPDVFNAEESRQS, translated from the coding sequence ATGCGACGATTCCGAATCGGGAGCGCCTTCGGGATCCCGATCAACGTCGACCTCACGTTCCTCCTCGTCCTGCCGCTGTTCGCCTGGGCGATCGGGTCCCAGATCGGGCTGTACGCGGGGCTGGTCAACGACCTGTGGGGCTCGTCGATCCCGGTCGACGCCCTCACCGGCTCGACGGAGGTGTCGCTGGCGCTGGGACTGGTCGCCGCGCTTGGTCTGTTCGTCGGCGTCGTGTTACACGAACTGGGCCACTCGCTGATGGCGATGCGCTACGGCTTCCCTATCTCGTCGATCACGCTGTGGATCTTCGGCGGCATCGCCCAGCTCGACGAGATGCCCGAGGACTGGCGCCAGGAACTCTTCATCGCTATCGCCGGTCCCGCCGTCAGCGTCGCGCTCGGCGTCGTCTCCTACGCCGCGTTCCTGGCGGTGCCCGCGGGCGAGTCGCTGGCCGTCGCGGCGGCGCAGTTCGTCCTCGGCTACCTGGCGCTGATGAACGTCGTGCTGGCCGGGTTCAACCTCCTGCCGGGCTTCCCGATGGACGGCGGGCGGGTGCTCCGGGCGCTGCTCAACCGGACTCGCCCGTACGCCCGCGCCACCGAGATCGCGGCCGAGGTCGGGAAAGTGTTCGCCATCCTCCTGGGGCTGTTCGGCCTGTTCGGCGGGGGTGGCCTGTTCCTGGTCGCCATCGCCTTTTTCATCTACATCGGCGCGGCCAGCGAGGCCCAGCAGACGACGATGCGAGCGGCCTTCGAGGGCGTCACCGTCGCCGACGTGATGACGCCGGCCGACCGCGTGACGACCGTCGAGGCCGACGGCTCCGTGAGCGACCTGATCGAGACGATGTTCCGGGAACGCCACACCGGTTACCCCGTCGAACGCGACGGGGCGGTCGTCGGTCTCGTGACGCTGGAGGACGCCCGCGCGGTGCGGGAGGTCGAACGGGACGCCTACCGCGTCGCGGAGGTCATGTCGACGGAGATCTACACCGTCGCGCCCGACGACGACGTGATGACCGCGCTGGAGGAGCTGGATTCCCACGCCGTCGGACGCCTGCTCGTCATGGACGACGACGAGTTCGTCGGGCTGATCACCCGGACGGACATCATGAGCGCGCTGTCGATCATCAAATCCAGCGGGCGCTACCAGTCCGAACCGGCCGACTCGGCGGGACCGGACGTGTTCAACGCCGAGGAGTCGCGGCAGTCGTAG
- a CDS encoding DUF7522 family protein, protein MDAQLLSDDLADQIVTTARTATGDSLRSVTYFTRSDFEQLYLREDLERDADLDTFVGHEWRGFRDTRNAYQSSELGEYRYTIRAFTNGFLLRVTHERAGVLITTDGLSMQSYDEIAEAIEKMLAEDPTTE, encoded by the coding sequence ATGGACGCGCAACTGCTGTCGGACGACCTCGCCGACCAGATCGTGACGACGGCCCGGACCGCGACCGGCGACAGCCTCCGGTCGGTGACCTACTTCACACGCTCGGATTTCGAGCAGCTGTACCTCCGCGAGGACCTCGAACGCGACGCCGACCTGGACACCTTCGTCGGCCACGAGTGGCGCGGCTTCCGCGACACGCGCAACGCCTACCAGTCCTCGGAACTCGGCGAGTACCGCTACACCATCCGGGCCTTTACCAACGGGTTCCTCCTCCGGGTGACCCACGAGCGGGCCGGCGTCCTCATCACCACCGACGGCCTGTCGATGCAGTCCTACGACGAGATCGCCGAGGCCATCGAGAAGATGCTCGCCGAGGACCCGACCACCGAATGA
- a CDS encoding cupin domain-containing protein: MNESEATDESVADPETPLIRRATDIEYEEVDAAEGLSKAVLVGEDHGAENLAIRRFTLAPGAEVPKHTNEIEHEQYVLAGEYVVGIDTEASETPRVNGEAVDGEEHTVQGGDALHIPAGAVHWYRNERDMEGAFLCAVPTGDDAIELVDEE; the protein is encoded by the coding sequence ATGAACGAGAGCGAAGCGACCGACGAATCGGTCGCAGACCCGGAAACACCACTGATCCGCCGCGCGACCGACATCGAGTACGAGGAAGTCGACGCCGCAGAGGGGCTGTCGAAGGCGGTGCTGGTCGGCGAGGACCACGGGGCCGAGAACCTCGCGATCCGCCGGTTCACACTGGCACCCGGCGCCGAGGTACCGAAGCACACCAACGAGATCGAACACGAGCAGTACGTGCTCGCGGGGGAGTACGTGGTCGGCATCGACACCGAGGCGTCGGAGACGCCTCGAGTAAACGGCGAAGCCGTCGACGGCGAGGAACACACGGTGCAGGGTGGCGACGCGCTGCACATCCCCGCCGGTGCCGTCCACTGGTATCGCAACGAGCGCGACATGGAAGGAGCCTTCCTCTGTGCGGTCCCGACCGGCGACGACGCGATCGAACTCGTCGACGAGGAGTGA
- a CDS encoding DUF1611 domain-containing protein, producing MRVAILAHEGFPDRAKTAVGILRYADDEVVAVLDRTRAGERVRDHVSDVRGAPIVDGIDAVEEPIDALVVGIAPIGGGFDETWRPDVTGALERGADVVAGLHYFVGDDEEFARLADEHGAEIRDLRRPPDDLSVSDGTASEIDAEVVLTVGTDCSSGKMTTTFELAEAARERGVDAGVVPTGQTGIAIEDYGIAVDRVVSDFAAGAVERMVTERASEFDVLFVEGQGAVAHPAYSGVTTSVLHGAMPDRLVLCHVAGRDAVHGYEHVPISPPGEYAALYESLAEPVAPAEVVAGSLNTQRLDDDAAGQAIDDYADAVGAPATDPVRFDASELLPAVLGEE from the coding sequence ATGCGCGTCGCGATCCTGGCCCACGAGGGGTTCCCTGACCGAGCGAAGACGGCCGTGGGGATCCTGCGCTACGCCGACGACGAGGTGGTCGCGGTGCTCGACCGCACCCGCGCCGGCGAGCGCGTCCGCGACCACGTCTCGGACGTGCGGGGCGCCCCGATCGTCGACGGCATCGACGCGGTCGAGGAACCCATCGACGCGCTCGTGGTCGGGATCGCACCGATCGGCGGCGGCTTCGACGAGACCTGGCGACCGGACGTGACTGGCGCGCTCGAACGCGGCGCCGACGTGGTCGCCGGCCTCCACTACTTCGTCGGCGACGACGAGGAGTTCGCCCGCCTCGCCGACGAACACGGCGCCGAGATCCGCGACCTGCGCAGACCACCGGACGACCTGTCCGTCAGCGACGGGACGGCGAGCGAGATCGACGCCGAGGTTGTCCTCACCGTCGGCACCGACTGCTCGTCCGGGAAGATGACGACGACGTTCGAACTCGCCGAAGCGGCCCGCGAGCGCGGCGTCGACGCCGGCGTCGTCCCGACCGGCCAGACCGGGATCGCCATCGAGGACTACGGAATCGCCGTCGACCGCGTCGTCTCCGATTTCGCCGCCGGTGCGGTCGAGCGGATGGTCACGGAGCGCGCGAGCGAGTTCGACGTGCTGTTCGTCGAGGGCCAGGGCGCCGTCGCCCACCCCGCCTACTCGGGGGTAACCACCAGTGTCCTCCACGGGGCGATGCCGGATCGGCTGGTCCTCTGTCACGTCGCCGGCCGCGACGCCGTCCACGGCTACGAGCACGTCCCGATCTCACCGCCCGGCGAGTACGCGGCGCTCTACGAGTCGCTGGCCGAACCCGTCGCGCCCGCCGAAGTGGTCGCCGGCTCGCTCAATACCCAGCGCCTCGACGACGACGCGGCCGGCCAAGCGATCGACGACTACGCCGACGCCGTCGGCGCGCCCGCGACCGACCCCGTCCGCTTCGACGCGAGTGAACTTCTTCCGGCGGTGCTGGGGGAGGAGTGA
- a CDS encoding dipeptide epimerase, whose protein sequence is MASHRTDAGLTTEFERLALPLDDPFTIARGTIETAENVLVRVSDGTHEGVGAAAPSTYYGETPATVEAVLPELLEVVEDVGDPHVRQRIEREMRERVDRNPAARAAVDTALADLAAKRLDVPLYRQWGLDPDAAPVSSFSIGLAEPDEMRQRAERAVEEGYSILKVKLGAGRTGERLTAVREGAPGATVRVDANGAWTPAEAVAKSEILADCGVEFVEQPVPADDVVSLRRVRDRGAVPVAADESVVTASDVARVADAVDIVVAKLQKCGSLRETRRVAAGAHAHGCEAMIGCMVASNATVAASAHLAPLFDYADLDGSLLLDSDPFDGVAMPGGAIDLAAVERAGTGAVEAGG, encoded by the coding sequence ATGGCGTCGCACCGTACCGACGCCGGTCTCACGACCGAGTTCGAACGCCTCGCGCTCCCGCTCGACGACCCGTTCACCATCGCCCGCGGGACGATCGAGACGGCCGAGAACGTTCTCGTTCGTGTCTCGGACGGGACTCACGAGGGCGTCGGCGCCGCCGCGCCTTCGACCTATTACGGCGAGACGCCCGCGACCGTCGAGGCGGTCCTGCCGGAACTCCTCGAAGTCGTCGAGGATGTGGGCGACCCCCACGTTCGCCAGCGGATCGAGCGCGAGATGCGCGAACGCGTCGACCGGAATCCCGCCGCACGGGCCGCGGTCGACACCGCGCTCGCCGATCTGGCCGCGAAACGCCTCGACGTTCCCCTCTACCGCCAGTGGGGGCTCGACCCAGACGCGGCGCCCGTCTCCTCGTTCTCGATCGGCCTCGCCGAGCCCGACGAGATGCGCCAGCGGGCCGAACGCGCGGTCGAGGAAGGGTACTCGATCCTGAAGGTGAAACTGGGGGCGGGCCGCACGGGCGAGCGCCTGACGGCCGTCCGCGAGGGCGCACCCGGGGCGACCGTCCGCGTCGACGCCAACGGCGCCTGGACGCCCGCCGAGGCCGTCGCCAAATCCGAGATTCTCGCCGACTGCGGCGTCGAGTTCGTCGAACAGCCCGTTCCGGCGGACGACGTGGTAAGCCTGCGTCGGGTTCGGGACCGCGGCGCCGTCCCCGTCGCCGCCGACGAGTCCGTCGTGACCGCGTCGGATGTCGCCCGGGTCGCCGACGCCGTCGACATCGTCGTCGCGAAGCTCCAGAAGTGCGGGAGTCTGCGCGAGACGCGGCGAGTGGCCGCGGGCGCTCACGCCCACGGCTGCGAGGCGATGATCGGGTGCATGGTCGCCTCGAACGCGACCGTCGCGGCCAGCGCCCACCTCGCGCCGCTGTTCGATTACGCCGACTTGGACGGGTCGCTGTTGCTCGACTCGGACCCCTTCGACGGCGTGGCGATGCCCGGCGGCGCGATCGACCTCGCGGCGGTCGAGCGAGCGGGGACGGGTGCGGTCGAGGCGGGTGGATGA
- a CDS encoding sugar phosphate isomerase/epimerase family protein, translated as MYTSFGPDAAGVGSAVPEAAALVAEHGFDAIQVDIGYLREHGPDDYRAVLDEHGLRAGSANLPVDVTADAEPYEADLDALSGVAEAAAAVGYTRLSTYIVSFSDERPFEDNFAFHRDRLEPVADILADNGIDLGLEFLGPERLREGREYEFISTAEGMLDLCAAVGDNAGLLLDSWHWHTAGGSTEALEALDADDVVDVHVNDAPEGLAMDEYVDTERAMPGATGVVDVEAFLAHLDRVGYDGPVMAEPFSDELEAMTDGDAARETARSLELVFERAGI; from the coding sequence ATGTACACCAGCTTCGGCCCCGACGCCGCCGGCGTCGGCTCGGCCGTCCCCGAGGCGGCCGCCCTCGTAGCCGAACACGGCTTCGACGCGATACAGGTCGACATCGGCTACCTCCGCGAACACGGTCCCGACGACTACCGCGCCGTCCTCGACGAGCACGGGCTCCGAGCGGGCAGTGCGAACCTCCCCGTCGACGTGACCGCCGACGCCGAGCCCTACGAGGCCGATCTGGACGCGCTCTCCGGGGTGGCCGAAGCCGCGGCCGCCGTCGGCTACACCCGACTGTCCACGTACATCGTGTCCTTCAGCGACGAGCGCCCCTTCGAGGACAATTTCGCCTTCCACCGCGACCGGCTCGAACCCGTCGCCGATATCCTGGCCGACAACGGCATCGACCTGGGGCTGGAGTTTCTGGGCCCCGAACGGCTACGCGAGGGCCGCGAGTACGAGTTCATCTCGACCGCCGAGGGCATGCTCGACCTCTGTGCGGCGGTCGGGGACAACGCCGGGCTCCTGCTCGACTCCTGGCACTGGCACACCGCTGGGGGGTCCACGGAGGCACTGGAGGCGCTCGACGCCGACGACGTCGTCGACGTCCACGTCAACGACGCCCCCGAAGGTCTGGCGATGGACGAGTACGTCGACACCGAGCGCGCCATGCCCGGCGCGACCGGCGTCGTCGACGTCGAGGCCTTCCTCGCCCACCTCGACCGCGTGGGGTACGACGGCCCGGTGATGGCCGAACCGTTCTCCGACGAGCTGGAAGCGATGACCGACGGCGACGCCGCCCGCGAGACCGCCCGGTCGCTGGAACTGGTCTTCGAACGCGCCGGGATCTGA
- the gpmI gene encoding 2,3-bisphosphoglycerate-independent phosphoglycerate mutase: MQAALVILDGWALNPDEGVRDAVAAAETPNFDRLWSAGGHGTLVTSGRRVGLPEGQMGNSEVGHLNIGAGRVVVQESARVTDAIDRWRGRERPDPQGDGAIDDNEAILSAFDYADDNDGRVHFMGLVSDGGVHSYQSHLHALIELAADEGVEAVTHAFTDGRDTSPTGGEEYLADLEAHADELGTGHVATVSGRYYAMDRDQNWNRTELAYDAIVDRHAGHEADSAVEAVTDSYDRGDTDEFVEPTLIEGQPALDEGDSVVFFNFRSDRARQLTRMLADIRADAWGGRTDPPETRVVTMTQYDETFDLPTAFPPVRPEDTLGEVVSETGHTQLRLAETEKYAHVTYFLNGGREVEFDGEIREIVPSPDVPTYDRKPEMSAAEVTDTAIETIEDRDPDLLVCNYANPDMVGHTGDFDAAVAAVEAVDEQLGRLVEAVRIAGGHVLVTADHGNADDMGTEAEPYTAHTTNPVPLIYVAPDGTDGGRLVREGGALEDLAPTLLELLDVEKPAAMTGESLLE; this comes from the coding sequence ATGCAAGCCGCGCTCGTCATCCTCGACGGCTGGGCGCTCAACCCCGACGAGGGCGTCCGCGACGCCGTCGCCGCCGCCGAGACGCCGAACTTCGACCGCCTCTGGTCGGCCGGGGGCCACGGCACGCTCGTCACCTCCGGTCGCCGCGTCGGCCTGCCCGAGGGCCAGATGGGCAACTCCGAAGTGGGCCATCTCAACATCGGCGCCGGCCGCGTCGTCGTCCAGGAATCGGCCCGCGTCACCGACGCCATCGACCGCTGGCGCGGTCGCGAACGCCCGGACCCCCAGGGCGACGGCGCCATCGACGACAACGAGGCGATCCTGTCGGCGTTCGACTACGCCGACGACAACGACGGTCGCGTCCACTTCATGGGCCTCGTGTCGGACGGCGGCGTCCATTCCTACCAGTCCCACCTCCACGCGCTGATCGAACTCGCCGCCGACGAGGGGGTCGAGGCCGTCACCCACGCCTTCACCGACGGCCGCGACACCTCCCCGACCGGCGGCGAGGAGTACCTCGCCGACCTGGAGGCCCACGCCGACGAGCTGGGGACGGGCCACGTCGCGACGGTCTCGGGTCGCTACTACGCGATGGACCGCGACCAGAACTGGAACCGCACCGAACTGGCCTACGACGCCATCGTCGACCGCCACGCCGGCCACGAGGCCGACTCCGCGGTCGAGGCCGTCACCGACTCCTACGATCGGGGCGACACCGACGAGTTCGTCGAGCCGACGCTGATCGAAGGCCAGCCCGCCCTCGACGAGGGCGATAGCGTCGTCTTCTTCAACTTCCGCTCGGACCGCGCTCGCCAGCTCACGCGGATGCTCGCGGACATCCGCGCCGACGCCTGGGGCGGCCGCACCGACCCGCCCGAGACCCGCGTCGTGACGATGACCCAGTACGACGAGACCTTCGACTTGCCGACCGCGTTCCCCCCGGTCCGCCCCGAAGACACCCTCGGCGAGGTCGTCTCGGAGACGGGCCACACCCAGCTCAGACTCGCCGAGACCGAGAAGTACGCCCACGTCACCTACTTCCTCAACGGGGGCCGCGAGGTGGAGTTCGACGGCGAGATCCGCGAGATCGTCCCCAGCCCGGACGTGCCGACCTACGACCGGAAGCCCGAGATGAGCGCCGCCGAGGTGACCGACACCGCCATCGAGACGATCGAGGACCGGGATCCCGATCTCCTGGTCTGCAACTACGCCAACCCGGACATGGTCGGCCACACCGGCGACTTCGACGCCGCCGTCGCGGCGGTCGAGGCGGTCGACGAGCAACTCGGCCGACTGGTCGAGGCGGTTCGGATCGCGGGCGGTCACGTCCTCGTCACCGCCGATCACGGCAACGCCGACGACATGGGGACCGAAGCGGAGCCCTACACCGCCCACACGACCAATCCCGTCCCGCTGATCTACGTCGCGCCCGACGGCACCGACGGCGGCCGTCTCGTGCGGGAGGGCGGCGCGCTCGAAGACCTCGCGCCGACGCTGCTGGAGCTGCTGGACGTCGAGAAACCGGCGGCGATGACCGGCGAGAGCCTGCTGGAGTAG
- a CDS encoding SDR family oxidoreductase → MSVPDGFDLDGSVCVITGGSGELGSAMAKAIGANGGRVAILARGEEGLAETSDELAAMDVEHLTLPASVLDRAELEAAAETVREEFGRIDALINAAGGNDPAATTGQDTSFFDLTTEGFEDVLNVNFVGTVLATQAFGEHIVEQGEGVILNVSSMAAVTPLTKIPAYAGAKAAVSNFTEWLAVHVAHEYSPDVRVNAIAPGFFLTEQNRYLLIDEETGEYTDRGESIVEHTPQRRFGDPEDLATTVLWLLAPGSSFVHGAVIPVDGGFSAFSGV, encoded by the coding sequence ATGAGCGTCCCGGACGGGTTCGACCTCGACGGAAGCGTGTGCGTGATCACCGGCGGCTCGGGTGAACTCGGGTCCGCGATGGCGAAGGCGATCGGGGCCAACGGCGGGAGAGTCGCCATCCTCGCCCGCGGCGAGGAGGGGCTGGCGGAGACGAGCGACGAACTCGCGGCGATGGACGTCGAGCACCTCACGCTGCCGGCGTCGGTCCTCGACAGGGCCGAGTTGGAGGCGGCCGCCGAGACGGTCCGCGAGGAGTTCGGACGCATCGACGCCCTGATCAACGCGGCGGGGGGCAACGACCCCGCGGCGACGACGGGGCAGGACACCTCCTTTTTCGACCTCACGACCGAGGGCTTCGAGGACGTGCTGAACGTCAACTTCGTCGGGACGGTGCTGGCGACCCAGGCGTTCGGTGAGCACATCGTCGAGCAGGGCGAGGGCGTGATCCTGAACGTGTCGTCGATGGCGGCGGTCACGCCGCTGACCAAGATCCCCGCCTACGCGGGCGCGAAGGCCGCCGTCTCGAATTTCACCGAGTGGCTGGCGGTCCACGTCGCCCACGAGTACTCGCCGGACGTGCGCGTCAACGCGATCGCGCCCGGCTTCTTCCTGACCGAGCAGAACCGATACCTGCTGATCGACGAGGAGACCGGCGAGTACACCGACCGCGGCGAGTCGATCGTCGAACACACGCCCCAGCGTCGGTTCGGCGACCCCGAGGACCTGGCGACGACGGTGCTGTGGCTGCTGGCGCCGGGTTCGTCGTTCGTCCACGGCGCGGTGATCCCGGTCGACGGCGGCTTCTCCGCGTTCAGTGGGGTCTGA